ATGTACGACGTGGTCGGCCACACCGCGCCGCTGCTGCCCGCCGATCGGCCGCGTTATCTGATGGGCACCGGGCTGCCGGACGACCTGGTCGAGTGCGTCGCGCGCGGCGTCGACATGTTCGACTGCGTGCTGCCTACCCGCAACGCGCGCAACGGCCAGCTCCTCACCAGCCGCGGCGTGCTCGTCATCAAGAACGCCCGATACGCCGAGGATCAGGCCCCGCCGGACCCGGACTGCGGCTGCTACACCTGCCGGACCTTCAGCCGGGCATATCTGCGGCACCTCTACATGGCCCAAGAAATGACCGCCGCGACCCTGCTGACGGTCCATAACCTGTGGTTCTACCTTGACTTAATGCGCCGCATCAGGGATGCTATCGGTTTCGGTTCGTTTGGAAAACTCCGCCAGGAGTTTCAGCAAACCTTCTCCCGACGATGACATATTTAATAGCGATGGCGGCTCCGGGCCAGAGCCCGGGAGGGTTGTGGCAGTTTCTGCCGTTCGCCCTCATCCTGGCAATCTTCTATTTCCTGATCCTTCTGCCCATGAGGCGGCGGCAGAAGAAGATCCAGGAGTTCCAGGGGGCGCTCAAGGTCGGGGACAAGATCGTGACCACCAGCGGGATCTACGGCCAGATCACCAAGGTGAACGACAAGTCCGTTCAAGTCCAGA
The genomic region above belongs to Vicinamibacterales bacterium and contains:
- the yajC gene encoding preprotein translocase subunit YajC, which codes for MAAPGQSPGGLWQFLPFALILAIFYFLILLPMRRRQKKIQEFQGALKVGDKIVTTSGIYGQITKVNDKSVQVQIADKVRIEIARAAVGGYQGQDPVVAPDNA